A genomic stretch from Deltaproteobacteria bacterium includes:
- a CDS encoding ribose-phosphate pyrophosphokinase: protein MMKIFSLDQSQDLSYALAERLGIELSPLEIRKFSDGEYKVRPLVSVSGDDVSVVATFIREGDLGVHDKLCLALFLGGALRDSHARSVHLVAPYLCYARKDQRTKSRDPLTLKYVASLIETAGYTSISALDVHNASAFESAFRVPVEHLSARELLAARLATLVGKEPLTLITPDFGGAKRVFSLQGQINKLRGSDDTKFGLVIKERSAGEVRGGPLLGDVDGRVAIIFDDLISSGATAQKAARTCLDLGARKVILAATHIVLGTETVSRLSDAAIDFIIGTNTTLALKELPDHLTGKCELLDVSRVFAKTTECSHRSTLQIDSPILA from the coding sequence ATGATGAAAATATTCTCTCTAGATCAGTCTCAGGATCTTAGTTACGCCTTGGCTGAGCGTTTAGGTATCGAGCTTTCGCCGCTGGAAATCAGAAAATTTAGCGACGGCGAATATAAAGTAAGGCCGCTCGTTAGTGTCAGTGGTGATGACGTTAGCGTCGTCGCAACCTTTATCCGCGAAGGTGATCTCGGTGTGCACGATAAGTTGTGTTTGGCGCTTTTTCTGGGAGGCGCCCTCAGAGACTCCCATGCGCGGAGCGTGCATTTGGTTGCACCCTATCTATGCTACGCACGTAAAGATCAGCGCACGAAGTCTCGCGATCCCCTGACGCTGAAGTACGTTGCGTCCTTGATCGAGACGGCGGGATACACGTCTATCTCGGCTTTAGATGTACATAATGCATCAGCCTTTGAATCAGCCTTTCGTGTGCCGGTAGAGCATCTGAGTGCTAGAGAACTACTAGCGGCGCGCCTCGCTACGCTAGTAGGCAAGGAGCCCCTGACACTGATCACTCCCGATTTTGGCGGCGCTAAGCGTGTCTTCAGTCTGCAAGGGCAGATCAATAAATTACGTGGATCTGATGACACTAAATTTGGTCTCGTCATCAAAGAGCGCAGCGCGGGCGAGGTCAGGGGCGGTCCTTTACTCGGCGATGTCGATGGGCGCGTGGCAATTATTTTTGATGATTTAATTAGCTCGGGAGCTACTGCGCAGAAAGCTGCTCGTACCTGCCTCGACTTGGGAGCACGTAAAGTAATACTTGCCGCTACCCATATTGTCCTAGGCACCGAGACGGTGAGTCGTTTGAGTGACGCCGCGATTGACTTTATTATTGGCACCAACACTACGTTAGCGCTCAAAGAATTGCCAGACCATCTAACCGGTAAATGCGAGCTTTTAGATGTATCGCGCGTGTTTGCGAAAACTACTGAGTGTAGTCACCGGAGCACGTTGCAGATTGATTCACCGATTCTTGCCTAA
- a CDS encoding YeeE/YedE family protein, whose amino-acid sequence MKVLFAAFLSAFVFGIGLALAGMTLPAKVVGFLDITGTWDPSLALVMVGAIAVHAVTYRLIMKRPSPILSAKFLVPTRRDLDAQLVVGSLLFGVGWGLGGLCPGPALVALATGNLKVVVFVASMCGGIVLHRLYIKWTSAKV is encoded by the coding sequence ATGAAGGTGCTTTTTGCCGCGTTCTTGTCCGCGTTTGTGTTCGGGATCGGGTTGGCCCTGGCAGGCATGACCTTGCCAGCAAAAGTGGTCGGGTTTTTGGATATCACAGGTACGTGGGACCCAAGCTTGGCGCTAGTCATGGTCGGTGCGATTGCCGTGCACGCGGTAACCTACCGCCTCATCATGAAAAGGCCGAGCCCCATCCTTAGTGCCAAATTTCTTGTGCCAACGCGTCGCGATCTGGACGCCCAACTGGTGGTAGGTTCGCTGCTATTCGGAGTGGGGTGGGGGCTTGGTGGTTTGTGTCCCGGTCCTGCCCTTGTCGCCCTAGCCACTGGAAATCTCAAAGTCGTGGTGTTCGTTGCCTCTATGTGTGGTGGCATCGTCCTGCACAGACTTTACATTAAGTGGACATCGGCCAAAGTTTAG
- a CDS encoding MBL fold metallo-hydrolase: MEIQHFFDQATSTLTYVVYDGSSRDAVIIDPVLDFDPASVRTSGQSVALLINFVREKQLRVRLILETHAHADHLSSALVLVQNYWPEAKIGIGEKITLVQDTFKKIFNLPADFKTDGSQFHSLLRDHQLVTAGTLRFEVLFTPGHTPACASYLFGDALFVGDSLFMPDYGTGRCDFPMGDAAVLFQSVTKRIYGQPDSTRIFVGHDYQPGGRALKFETTVAASKAQNIHIKSDTSQADFIKFRTTRDATLSAPRLLYPSVQVNIAAGQFLPPEDNGKTYIKLPVTFGHS; this comes from the coding sequence ATGGAGATCCAGCACTTTTTCGATCAGGCCACCTCTACTTTGACCTACGTCGTGTATGACGGTAGTTCGCGTGATGCTGTGATCATCGATCCAGTCCTGGATTTTGACCCAGCAAGCGTGCGCACCAGTGGTCAGTCTGTTGCGTTGCTGATCAACTTTGTTCGGGAAAAACAGCTCCGCGTGCGGCTGATCCTAGAAACCCATGCCCACGCTGATCACCTGTCCAGCGCCTTGGTTCTTGTCCAAAATTACTGGCCCGAGGCCAAAATTGGTATTGGGGAAAAGATCACTTTGGTTCAGGACACGTTCAAAAAAATATTTAATCTTCCAGCTGATTTTAAAACTGACGGCAGCCAGTTTCACTCCCTGCTCAGGGATCATCAGCTTGTGACCGCCGGGACTCTGCGCTTCGAGGTGTTATTTACTCCAGGTCATACACCAGCCTGTGCGAGTTATCTTTTTGGAGATGCGCTCTTTGTCGGTGACTCGCTTTTTATGCCCGACTACGGCACGGGACGGTGCGATTTCCCCATGGGTGATGCAGCCGTGTTATTTCAGTCGGTGACCAAGCGAATCTACGGACAGCCCGACAGCACGAGAATATTCGTGGGTCATGACTATCAACCAGGTGGCAGAGCGCTCAAGTTTGAGACCACTGTTGCCGCGTCTAAGGCGCAAAATATCCATATCAAAAGCGATACATCGCAGGCTGACTTCATCAAGTTCAGGACCACACGCGATGCCACGCTGAGTGCTCCGCGTTTGCTTTACCCGAGTGTGCAGGTGAATATTGCTGCCGGCCAGTTTTTGCCACCTGAGGACAATGGGAAAACATATATCAAATTGCCGGTAACCTTTGGTCACTCCTAA
- a CDS encoding YjgP/YjgQ family permease, whose amino-acid sequence MWRELLLIPRYLIKELVPQFLSALIIICAIIVVSQLVRLSEVLVTFGISVENVFLPFLFIILPFVSLTIPMAYLFAVVLTYGRLSADGEYAALLAAGYPLRRSAVIVLALGAVLYGVAAASSINLEAWGRRELVQFLYRKSQTELDNMIKYKLQSGVFLDDFLGYVLYAEQVSQDHSHFENVLLAPGGEMRQSSFTLLAPSGHISGSVQTGDLRLTLNDGMAYAMGQRQDHTVSVVKFNRADIDLLRIFREQIVGADAADDDYRSLTPRELRRFIAAMAAMPSRSTEQDAMLRRAHFLWHQRIAAPFSVITFALCGMVLGVSDPRRGKSMAYIGAILVIMVGYVLMMAFKNWAEMGAIPVLVAAWVPNLILGVMGFFLLYQKNRLPPSEGTLDLQNLPFIKKYKKQVN is encoded by the coding sequence ATTTGGAGAGAGCTCCTGTTAATTCCTCGATACTTGATTAAAGAGTTGGTGCCGCAGTTTCTGTCGGCGCTGATCATCATATGCGCCATTATCGTGGTTTCGCAGTTGGTGCGACTGTCTGAGGTCTTAGTGACTTTTGGCATTTCGGTAGAAAACGTCTTTCTGCCATTTCTTTTCATCATCTTGCCCTTTGTGTCGTTGACCATACCGATGGCCTACTTGTTCGCAGTGGTGTTGACCTACGGCCGGCTGTCGGCCGACGGCGAGTACGCGGCGCTCCTTGCTGCGGGCTACCCCTTGCGCCGTTCGGCAGTGATCGTGTTGGCCTTGGGGGCAGTACTCTACGGGGTGGCAGCTGCCTCTTCGATCAACCTCGAGGCTTGGGGCCGTCGCGAGCTAGTCCAGTTCCTCTACCGTAAGTCCCAGACGGAGCTGGATAACATGATCAAGTATAAGCTTCAGTCTGGCGTCTTTCTCGATGATTTCCTCGGGTACGTGCTCTACGCCGAGCAGGTGTCGCAAGACCATTCGCACTTTGAGAACGTACTACTCGCCCCCGGTGGTGAGATGCGTCAATCATCCTTCACACTGCTTGCCCCGTCTGGCCATATCAGCGGCTCGGTCCAGACGGGCGATCTGAGACTGACTTTAAATGACGGTATGGCTTATGCGATGGGGCAAAGGCAGGATCACACCGTCTCGGTGGTTAAATTCAACCGGGCGGATATCGATCTCCTTCGGATTTTTCGCGAGCAGATTGTTGGAGCCGATGCTGCTGACGATGATTACCGCAGTCTCACGCCGCGCGAGCTCCGCCGTTTTATTGCCGCTATGGCAGCGATGCCTAGTCGCAGCACCGAGCAAGACGCTATGCTAAGGCGCGCTCATTTTCTGTGGCATCAACGAATCGCAGCCCCTTTTTCGGTGATTACGTTCGCACTATGCGGCATGGTGCTTGGCGTGTCCGATCCGCGACGTGGTAAGAGCATGGCTTACATTGGTGCGATTCTCGTCATCATGGTCGGGTACGTACTAATGATGGCCTTTAAAAATTGGGCTGAAATGGGCGCGATACCGGTTTTGGTAGCGGCCTGGGTTCCCAATTTAATCTTGGGCGTGATGGGCTTTTTTCTTCTCTACCAGAAAAATCGCCTGCCGCCATCGGAAGGGACCCTCGATCTACAAAATCTACCGTTTATTAAAAAATATAAAAAACAGGTAAATTAA
- a CDS encoding DUF2075 domain-containing protein — translation MSDATKPTQKSPSSNRVKLHPDSEQTRVVFASPAEEQFYEQCRATLGSDWQVYYSCTLSTMEGDEGLRDNEIDFVCYHPNYGVVVVEVKGGRIRHDGETGKFYSVNRHGESFAIKDPFQQSLVWKGRFLRFLRQHNVKVPVSHAVSFPTASEADFPASSSIVPEIIIGRDRIRDLGRSLAEIACKSQPEQYRRFADVSEDLDRLLIGAAFTTRLYLKDYIDGHENRVRDVETIHNTLIMPIASVNRLGIEGEAGTGKTMLAMMLAKHFRDQGKKVAVLGSNGLLNLLLQRELGDGIAAMTYQDVAANYGLNLLIPPSEFTGAREDWVQYEAPDKLKKAVAASTERYDVVICDEAQDVQPFWWEALEMLLTPGDEARFYLFFDSSQGVFGSGSGDEAFVAADTLPIKPPYFPLVHNYRTTREIAAFSRSFRRTSGMMHSHSGRLGYVPELVVYKDAEDARRLLGKLVRNLTREEGLKNSDLTILSARNPAAKESVLYQTDEIVKIPLYKLTHTQKKSWREAKAPKESLAISTIAGFKGLETSVGILLNVSEYNLPVDHPIMASLIYVACTRAKHMLYVFVREDDPKRQAFEKALAAIKTTGTMVIGGGSHGDFEFIGRVTHYNPDRVGWLAVEDPAFELGSVMFFPSDVAKANLRDLQIGAKIKFRPRAEGGVTIACELARPSGF, via the coding sequence ATGAGCGATGCAACCAAGCCTACCCAAAAATCACCATCGTCCAATCGCGTCAAGCTTCATCCCGACAGCGAACAAACTAGAGTCGTATTTGCCAGTCCAGCTGAGGAGCAGTTTTACGAGCAGTGCCGTGCGACCCTAGGGAGCGATTGGCAGGTTTATTATTCGTGCACGCTGTCGACTATGGAGGGCGACGAGGGCCTGAGAGATAACGAGATTGATTTTGTTTGCTACCACCCAAACTACGGTGTGGTCGTGGTGGAAGTGAAAGGCGGACGCATCCGTCATGATGGTGAGACAGGTAAATTTTACTCGGTTAATAGGCACGGCGAGAGCTTTGCGATCAAGGATCCTTTCCAACAATCGTTAGTCTGGAAGGGACGTTTTCTCCGGTTCCTAAGGCAGCACAATGTCAAAGTTCCTGTAAGCCATGCCGTATCTTTCCCTACAGCAAGTGAGGCGGACTTTCCCGCATCGTCGAGCATTGTCCCTGAAATCATTATCGGTCGTGATCGCATTAGGGACCTGGGTCGCAGTCTGGCCGAGATTGCTTGTAAATCACAGCCCGAGCAGTATCGACGATTCGCCGATGTGAGTGAGGACCTCGACCGCTTACTGATTGGCGCAGCTTTTACGACACGCCTTTATCTGAAGGACTATATCGACGGTCATGAAAATAGGGTGCGCGACGTCGAGACTATACACAATACCTTGATTATGCCCATTGCGAGTGTAAACAGGCTGGGTATCGAGGGCGAGGCTGGTACCGGTAAGACCATGCTAGCCATGATGCTGGCTAAGCATTTTCGTGATCAGGGTAAAAAGGTCGCTGTGCTTGGATCCAATGGTTTATTAAATCTATTGCTGCAAAGAGAGCTTGGCGACGGTATCGCAGCTATGACCTATCAGGACGTCGCTGCCAATTATGGACTCAATCTCTTGATTCCACCAAGCGAGTTCACTGGAGCGCGTGAAGACTGGGTGCAGTACGAGGCACCAGATAAACTCAAGAAAGCCGTAGCGGCATCAACAGAGCGCTACGATGTGGTGATCTGCGACGAGGCGCAAGATGTGCAGCCATTCTGGTGGGAAGCGCTAGAAATGCTGCTGACACCAGGGGACGAGGCGCGCTTCTACTTGTTCTTCGATAGTAGCCAAGGCGTCTTTGGCTCGGGTAGCGGCGACGAAGCTTTTGTCGCCGCTGATACCTTACCGATAAAGCCCCCCTATTTCCCCTTGGTGCATAATTACCGAACGACACGTGAAATCGCGGCCTTCTCGCGTAGCTTCCGCCGCACCAGTGGCATGATGCATAGCCACTCAGGTCGCCTGGGCTACGTGCCCGAGCTTGTAGTTTATAAAGATGCCGAGGATGCAAGGCGGTTACTCGGCAAGTTGGTGCGGAATCTGACGCGCGAGGAGGGTCTCAAAAATTCTGACCTCACGATACTATCGGCGCGTAACCCAGCGGCTAAAGAGTCAGTGCTTTACCAGACTGACGAAATCGTCAAAATTCCACTCTACAAGCTGACTCATACGCAGAAGAAGAGCTGGCGCGAAGCTAAAGCGCCGAAAGAATCGCTAGCGATAAGCACCATTGCTGGATTCAAGGGACTGGAAACGTCGGTCGGCATTCTGCTCAATGTGAGCGAGTATAACCTACCTGTCGATCATCCGATTATGGCCAGCTTGATCTACGTAGCCTGCACGCGCGCCAAGCATATGCTTTACGTCTTTGTCCGTGAGGACGATCCTAAACGTCAGGCCTTTGAAAAAGCGCTTGCGGCTATTAAGACCACTGGCACCATGGTGATCGGTGGTGGATCGCACGGTGACTTTGAATTTATCGGCCGCGTGACACACTACAATCCAGATCGTGTGGGTTGGTTGGCGGTCGAAGATCCAGCTTTTGAACTAGGTAGTGTCATGTTCTTTCCGTCTGACGTTGCAAAAGCTAATCTGCGCGATCTGCAGATCGGTGCCAAGATTAAGTTCCGTCCTCGTGCCGAGGGTGGAGTTACCATAGCCTGTGAATTAGCTCGTCCCAGTGGTTTCTAG
- a CDS encoding porin yields the protein MSANAFGQAAAGQGPVAHQTAHKAWYETISLRGYAQLRYNQLGVTNKNLTSDQGDKSIGGNNSLFLRRARLIVTANPSDRTMVYVQPDFAVTPVSGGAGHFLQIRDLYADYALTADKSSRLRFGQSKVPFGFENLQSSQNRLPLDRDDAINSAAKDERDLGVYYMWAPPEIRQRFKMLVDSGLKGSGDYGVFAIGAYNGQTANQPEANHSLHSVARLTYPFQIFGEQILETSIQAYTGRYVVTKKDGTGGPSESLDQRVAASLIYYPQPFGFQAEYTKGKGPQYNAALNTVEVKDLEGGYVLVSYKEGEFIPFIRAQTYRGGRKHDVNAVRYEVDEAEVGVEWQVEKSLEFTAAYVDSRRTNTKTAPKREHGRLARLQVQWNY from the coding sequence ATGAGCGCTAATGCCTTTGGCCAAGCAGCCGCCGGCCAAGGGCCAGTTGCACACCAGACTGCCCATAAGGCCTGGTACGAGACGATCAGCCTCCGTGGTTACGCCCAGTTGCGTTACAATCAGCTTGGTGTCACCAATAAAAATCTGACGTCTGATCAGGGCGACAAGTCTATCGGTGGCAACAATAGTCTGTTCCTGCGTCGCGCGCGCCTTATTGTGACGGCTAATCCTTCAGATCGCACCATGGTCTACGTGCAACCTGACTTTGCGGTAACTCCGGTTAGCGGCGGTGCTGGACATTTCCTACAAATTCGCGATTTATATGCAGACTATGCGCTAACTGCAGACAAGTCCTCACGTTTACGCTTTGGTCAGTCCAAAGTGCCGTTTGGTTTTGAAAACTTGCAGTCTAGCCAGAATCGTTTACCGCTCGATCGCGATGATGCGATCAACTCCGCCGCTAAGGATGAACGTGATCTGGGCGTCTACTACATGTGGGCACCTCCAGAAATTCGCCAGCGCTTTAAAATGTTAGTGGATAGTGGGCTTAAGGGCTCGGGAGATTACGGTGTATTTGCCATTGGCGCGTACAACGGGCAAACGGCTAACCAACCCGAGGCGAATCATTCACTTCACAGCGTGGCACGTTTGACCTATCCGTTTCAGATTTTTGGCGAACAAATCCTTGAGACCAGCATTCAAGCCTACACGGGTCGCTACGTCGTGACTAAAAAAGACGGTACGGGCGGTCCATCGGAGTCACTTGACCAAAGAGTCGCGGCATCACTCATTTACTACCCGCAACCCTTTGGCTTTCAGGCGGAGTACACCAAGGGTAAGGGGCCGCAGTACAACGCTGCTCTGAATACTGTCGAGGTCAAGGACTTAGAGGGTGGCTACGTCCTGGTGAGCTACAAAGAGGGTGAGTTTATCCCTTTTATCAGGGCTCAGACTTACCGCGGTGGTCGCAAGCATGACGTCAACGCCGTACGTTATGAAGTGGATGAAGCCGAAGTCGGCGTCGAGTGGCAGGTAGAGAAATCCCTTGAGTTCACTGCCGCATACGTGGACTCGCGTCGTACCAATACCAAAACGGCGCCAAAGCGCGAGCATGGCCGCCTAGCCCGCCTACAGGTGCAGTGGAACTACTGA
- a CDS encoding isopenicillin N synthase family oxygenase, producing MAKQSIPVVNLNDFHAGGDRRTQFVQTVGSALVDIGFFALEGHGISDTLIKSAYSLATELFLLPDAAKQRYENAQLKGQRGYTSFGREHAKDAVAPDLKEFWHVGQELTAEHPLFHAYPRNIWPAELATFKQVYSELYRQLEACSLELLQACALYVGEEPDRFAGIARDGNSILRVIHYPPVAENAHPQSIRAAAHEDINLITLLCEATAGGLELLERDGSWRAIEAHPGQIIVDSGDMLQNITNGYFRSTTHRVVNPDNSRDRRFSMPFFVHPKSEASLAPLASCVAKTGGLMRYPPITAGVYLQQRLREIGLADDKTTLIAQK from the coding sequence ATGGCCAAGCAGAGCATACCTGTCGTCAACCTGAACGATTTTCACGCCGGTGGTGACCGCCGGACCCAGTTTGTGCAGACCGTGGGCAGCGCCCTAGTCGATATCGGCTTTTTTGCCCTCGAGGGCCACGGCATCAGCGACACGCTGATTAAGTCGGCCTATAGCCTGGCGACAGAACTTTTCTTGCTGCCAGATGCGGCCAAGCAACGGTACGAGAATGCGCAGCTCAAGGGCCAACGCGGCTATACGAGCTTCGGACGTGAGCACGCCAAGGACGCCGTGGCGCCGGATCTCAAGGAGTTTTGGCACGTAGGCCAGGAGCTAACTGCGGAGCATCCATTATTCCATGCTTACCCGCGTAATATTTGGCCGGCTGAGCTCGCTACGTTCAAGCAAGTTTATTCTGAACTCTACCGTCAGCTCGAGGCATGCTCGCTAGAGTTGCTCCAGGCCTGTGCGCTTTATGTAGGCGAAGAACCTGATCGGTTCGCAGGCATCGCGCGCGACGGTAATTCCATTTTACGCGTGATCCACTACCCGCCGGTCGCTGAGAACGCTCATCCGCAAAGCATCCGCGCTGCGGCCCATGAGGACATCAATCTGATTACTCTGCTTTGTGAGGCAACCGCCGGGGGTCTCGAATTACTCGAGCGCGATGGTTCTTGGCGCGCGATTGAGGCTCACCCGGGACAAATCATCGTCGACTCCGGTGATATGCTGCAAAACATCACGAACGGTTACTTCAGGAGTACGACACACCGCGTCGTCAATCCTGACAACTCACGGGATCGGCGTTTTTCCATGCCATTCTTCGTACATCCAAAATCGGAGGCAAGTTTGGCCCCGTTAGCAAGCTGCGTGGCAAAAACCGGGGGATTGATGCGCTACCCACCAATCACTGCAGGTGTCTACCTGCAGCAGCGCCTGCGTGAGATCGGACTCGCAGATGACAAGACGACCCTGATCGCTCAAAAATGA
- a CDS encoding sulfite exporter TauE/SafE family protein, protein MLMIGYLSMLAVGLTIGLIGAGGAILTVPIMVYLFDIPALLATSYSLFIVGTSSVFGLTRYHRERLIDYKTATVFAVPSIVGTYVTRRGLLPLIPDKISIGNLAVIDKDQIILTVFALVMLAASVSMIKSHAPHPRQSGSVSDRLLLASLGFLVGSVAGFIGAGGGFLIIPALVVVVGMPMAVAVGTSLLIVAANSLIGFIGDVLAAVTLEWFFLMKVTGVALIGIIFGVNVSKRVEPSRLKKGFGWFILANGCYILIRQILATGAASGG, encoded by the coding sequence GTGTTGATGATTGGTTACCTCAGTATGTTGGCGGTAGGATTAACCATCGGCCTGATCGGTGCCGGTGGCGCCATTCTCACCGTCCCGATTATGGTCTACTTGTTCGATATACCCGCATTGCTGGCGACAAGTTATTCCCTGTTCATAGTCGGCACGTCGAGTGTATTCGGCCTCACTCGTTATCATCGTGAGCGGCTGATCGATTACAAGACGGCCACAGTTTTTGCCGTGCCATCGATCGTCGGAACATACGTTACGCGCAGAGGGCTCCTGCCGCTCATACCCGATAAAATATCGATCGGTAATTTAGCCGTTATTGATAAAGATCAAATAATCCTGACTGTCTTTGCCCTTGTCATGTTAGCGGCATCGGTGTCCATGATCAAAAGCCACGCGCCACATCCACGTCAGAGTGGGAGCGTAAGTGACCGGCTTCTCTTGGCCAGTTTGGGTTTTTTAGTCGGCTCGGTGGCGGGCTTTATCGGTGCAGGTGGTGGCTTCCTCATTATCCCAGCGTTAGTTGTGGTAGTCGGTATGCCTATGGCCGTCGCTGTTGGTACCTCATTGCTCATAGTCGCAGCCAATTCCCTCATCGGCTTTATAGGCGATGTGCTCGCCGCCGTGACCCTGGAATGGTTTTTCTTAATGAAGGTCACAGGAGTGGCGCTCATTGGCATTATTTTTGGGGTTAATGTCTCCAAGCGTGTGGAACCTAGCCGCCTTAAAAAAGGCTTTGGCTGGTTCATTCTCGCCAATGGCTGTTACATACTGATCCGCCAGATTCTCGCCACAGGTGCAGCTAGCGGTGGCTAG
- the fabF gene encoding beta-ketoacyl-ACP synthase II — translation MRRVVVTGLGLVTPCGNNVPAAWDAALHARTGVGPITVFDSSDLSVHAAAEVKDFTTGDVFEGKELRRTSRFVQFAGVAAHEAMLDAGLKDFGGDRDRYGVSLGVGIGGIAEIEANANILRDHGPRRISPFFMPYAIANMAAGVVSRLNDLKGPNICTTTACTSGTHGVGEAFLYIRSGMADMMFAGGVESGITKLSIGAFASMKALSTHNDPPEEASRPFDLNRNGFVMGEGAGVLVLEELEHALRRGARIYAELVGYGMSGDAHHITAPAPEGEGAQRCMRMALDMGQVPYDQVDYINAHGTSTELNDRYESAAIGKVFGSRALDISVSSTKGVTGHCLGAAGGIEAVFTALALHHGLVPPTANLRTRDPDCPLDYTPLKLRERKLRYALSNSFGFGGTNGTVVFKSMPHS, via the coding sequence ATGAGAAGGGTGGTTGTAACAGGTCTTGGTCTGGTGACTCCTTGCGGCAATAATGTCCCGGCTGCCTGGGATGCTGCGTTGCATGCCAGAACCGGTGTCGGACCCATCACTGTATTTGATTCGAGCGACCTCAGTGTGCATGCAGCCGCCGAGGTTAAAGACTTTACGACGGGTGATGTTTTTGAGGGTAAGGAGCTGCGACGCACCAGTCGTTTCGTTCAGTTTGCTGGCGTGGCTGCTCACGAAGCCATGCTGGACGCAGGTCTTAAGGATTTTGGCGGCGATCGCGATCGCTACGGTGTGAGCTTGGGTGTAGGCATCGGTGGGATTGCTGAGATCGAAGCCAATGCAAATATCCTGAGAGATCACGGCCCCCGGCGTATCTCGCCGTTCTTCATGCCGTATGCCATTGCCAACATGGCCGCTGGCGTTGTGTCACGACTCAATGATCTCAAAGGCCCAAACATTTGCACGACGACGGCTTGCACGAGCGGCACTCACGGAGTTGGTGAGGCCTTTCTCTATATCCGCAGCGGCATGGCCGATATGATGTTTGCTGGCGGTGTCGAGAGTGGGATTACAAAATTATCGATTGGTGCCTTTGCATCTATGAAGGCGCTGAGCACCCATAATGACCCTCCCGAAGAGGCATCGCGTCCCTTTGACCTTAACCGGAATGGATTTGTGATGGGCGAGGGTGCCGGGGTCCTTGTGCTTGAGGAACTGGAGCATGCGCTTCGTCGCGGTGCGCGTATTTACGCTGAGCTAGTCGGATACGGCATGTCAGGTGATGCGCATCACATCACAGCGCCGGCACCGGAAGGTGAGGGTGCCCAGCGCTGTATGCGCATGGCCCTAGATATGGGTCAGGTCCCCTATGATCAGGTTGACTATATCAATGCTCATGGCACCTCAACGGAGCTCAACGACCGTTACGAAAGCGCTGCCATCGGTAAGGTTTTTGGTTCGCGTGCCCTCGACATCTCAGTCTCATCTACCAAGGGCGTCACGGGTCATTGCTTGGGCGCTGCGGGAGGTATTGAGGCTGTGTTTACGGCACTAGCACTGCACCATGGGCTCGTACCACCAACGGCTAATTTACGGACGCGCGATCCGGACTGTCCTCTAGACTATACCCCTCTCAAACTACGGGAGCGTAAACTGCGCTACGCGTTGTCTAACTCGTTCGGGTTCGGCGGCACCAATGGGACTGTCGTTTTCAAGAGTATGCCTCACAGCTGA
- a CDS encoding YeeE/YedE family protein produces MLMPALGGAVIGVAVSLLLLLLGRVFGVSGILGGALFPVKGDTDWRLAALVGFPVAGLFMVEFMPATMAAVTPSEIWVYALAGVLVGFGTQMGSGCTSGHGVCGISRLSPRSIVATLCFMATGMATVAAVRALGGPLP; encoded by the coding sequence ATGCTGATGCCCGCATTAGGTGGGGCTGTCATCGGCGTGGCGGTGTCACTGCTGCTGCTTTTGTTGGGTCGGGTTTTTGGTGTCAGTGGGATCCTTGGAGGTGCGTTGTTTCCAGTAAAAGGGGACACGGATTGGCGTCTCGCTGCACTCGTCGGGTTCCCCGTCGCTGGTTTATTTATGGTGGAATTCATGCCTGCCACCATGGCAGCCGTGACCCCAAGCGAAATTTGGGTTTACGCCCTGGCGGGGGTGCTCGTTGGATTTGGTACGCAAATGGGCAGCGGCTGTACCAGTGGGCATGGAGTTTGCGGCATCAGCCGCTTGTCGCCGCGGTCGATAGTGGCGACTTTATGCTTCATGGCGACCGGCATGGCCACGGTCGCAGCGGTGCGTGCGCTAGGAGGGCCACTACCATGA